The Phycisphaerae bacterium genome segment AGAGGCCGACAACCGCTCGCTCCTGGCCCGGCTCGGGCGCCAGGACATCAGCGACTCGGTGGTGGGTTCAGAGACCGGCCTGAAGGAAGTGATGGAACGCGTCAACCTCGTTGCCCATTCGGACGTCCCCGTGCTCATCCTCGGCGAGACGGGCTCGGGCAAGGAAGTCGTCGCCCGGGCCATCCACAAGGGCTCGCCGCGAAGTGCCGGACCGTTCCTGCGAGTCAACTGCGGAGCCATACCCCCCGAACTGATCGATTCCGAGCTGTTCGGTCACGAGCGAGGCAGCTTCACCGGAGCGGTGGCGACGCGCAAAGGCTGGTTCGAGCGGGCCGACGGCGGCACGCTGTTCCTCGACGAGGTCGGCGAACTCCCGCTGGCCGCCCAGGTCCGCTTGCTTCGCATTCTTCAGGACGGCTCATTCGAACGGGTCGGGGGACAGCGGCCGCTCCACGTGGACGTCCGCCTGGTGGCCGCCACCAACCGCGATCTCCATGCCATGGTCGCCGAGGGCACTTTCCGCGAAGACCTCTGGTACCGCATCGCCGTCTTCGTGGTTCGCATCCCGCCGCTGCGGGAGCGAATCGAGGATATCCCCATGCTGGCCGGCCACTTTGCCCTCCGCGCCGCCAAGCGACTCGGCACGCCGCCGCTGGTCCCTACCCCCGAGGATAACGATTTGCTCGTCTCATACGATTGGCCGGGGAACGTACGCGAATTGTCGGCGGTCATCGAGCGGGCGGCCATTCTCGGAATGGGACGACGCCTCGAAGTCGCTGCGGCACTTGGCGTCAACACGCGAATTGCCCCCCGCCAGGCAAACCACACCCGATTGCTCCCGACCGTTCAGGCCCACGACAATGACGCGGTGATCACTCTCGACGCAGCCATGGCCCAACACATCAAACGGGCCTTACAGCGAACCCACGGCCGCATCGAAGGCCCCTACGGCGCCGCAAAACTGCTGGGAATCAACCCCTACACTCTTCGCGCACGCATGAGAAAACTGGGCATCGACTGGGCGAGCTTCCGGACCACGTGAACGCGGGCCGTTCCGCGGGGCCGCCATCTTGCCCGTCAACAATGGTGCGGAACCGGCATCCTGCCGTCCATGTCAATCCGCACAGTTGGGATCGAACAGCTTGTCTGCCCCGCTGTAGCAGCGTTGGAACATGCCAAAATCCAATTGATCCACGTCGCCGTCTTCGTCAAGGTCACTGCCGTCGCACCCCGAACCCCAGGGTACCGACGAACCCGACAGGCAGGCAGTGAAAATGTTGAAGTCTGATCGATCCACGTCGCAGTCTTGGTCGAGGTCCGCCGGAAGAGGCAGGTTGACCGTAACAACAACGGTCGCGCACGTGCTGCTCGTCAGGCCTGTAACCGAGTCCTTGGTTCTTGCGTAATACTCGGTGGTAACGCTCGGGCTGACCATCGGTGAAGCACCCCCGGTCACCTCCGTACCCCCGCAACTGACGGTGAACCACTCGACGGTGTCGCCGCCGCTGCCCGGAGTCGCGGAAAGCTGGGATGAGGTGCAGCCCCTGTAGATCGTCGCGGGGGTCGCCACGGCGTCGGTCGGCTCGGCCGGGAGCACGCTCGCGGCAGGACTGAATCTCATGACAAACGCGTCCTGAAGCCCCTGGTTCGCGTTGCCATCAAGGTTCCCCGTCGTCGTGCCGCCGAGAAAGACGTCCCCGTTGCCGGCGACCGCGACGCCATCGGCCCAATCCTCGCCGGCGGTGCCAAGCTCGGCCGTCCACAGACGCGTTCCCGCGGCATCATACTTGCTCAGAAAAACGTCCAGCCCGCCCTGATGCACGTTTCCATCAAGCGGCCCGCCCGTTTCTCCGGCCACATAGACGTTGCCGGCAAGGTCCGTCGCCACGCCCCAACCCTGATCGTGCCCCGCCGTGCCCGTCTGTCTTCCCCACAACAGATTCCCCGACGCATCATACTTGGCCAGGAAGTAATCGCGGTTGCCCTCCGGCGAAGCATAAAGCGGCCCCGCCGAGTAGCCGGAAACGTAGACGTTGCCGGCCGCGTCACAGGCCACTGAATAACCCGTATCCTTGTTGGCCGTGCCCCACACCCGCAACCACTGCCTCTGCCCGCTGCTGTTGTACTTCACCAGGAAATTGTCGCCGTTGCCCAGATAAGGATTGCCTTCAATGCTCCCGCTGCACCACCCCGTGACGAAGACGTTGCCGGAGGCATCGCACGTGATCCCGAAACTCTCATCGACTTCCGTCGAGCCGAACAGCGCGGACCACAACCGGTTGCCGGACGGGTCATACTTGCTGATGAAAACGTCTGCCGACCCCACCCGCGCGATTCCGTGAAAATTGCCCCTCACGTAGCCGGTGACATACACGTTGCCCGACGAATCCGTGGCCACGGCACGACCCTCGTCGTCCGGGCCGGTCCCATCCTGCCTGGTCCACAGCCAGTTGCCGGTCGGTCCGAATTTCATCAGGAAAATGTCCCACTCCCCCAGGCTCTTGTTCCCGTCGAGGCCGCTGCCGGTGTACCCCGTCACGTAGACGTTGCCGGTGGCATCCGTCGCGACCCCGTAAGCGAATTCCCGTTCGGCGGTTCCTCGCTGGGCCAGCCACACGCGATTGCCCGACGGGTCATACTTCGCCGCGAACAGGTCGTAGCGCCCCGCGTTCGAGCCC includes the following:
- a CDS encoding sigma 54-interacting transcriptional regulator yields the protein MPVLLDVWREACKHIEIGESVSRIGPVLTRRVPVDLVLVRRLDAPRSAVETVAAGVCGTAAAPEQTRNECSPDEFRRLLAWCREGKVLRDDATTIRQIHPALLPAGVEGQVMVGSLNREDEPVGVLVLATQRRSGLRREHEELATALLEPFAVALENDRQLRELSVLREAVEADNRSLLARLGRQDISDSVVGSETGLKEVMERVNLVAHSDVPVLILGETGSGKEVVARAIHKGSPRSAGPFLRVNCGAIPPELIDSELFGHERGSFTGAVATRKGWFERADGGTLFLDEVGELPLAAQVRLLRILQDGSFERVGGQRPLHVDVRLVAATNRDLHAMVAEGTFREDLWYRIAVFVVRIPPLRERIEDIPMLAGHFALRAAKRLGTPPLVPTPEDNDLLVSYDWPGNVRELSAVIERAAILGMGRRLEVAAALGVNTRIAPRQANHTRLLPTVQAHDNDAVITLDAAMAQHIKRALQRTHGRIEGPYGAAKLLGINPYTLRARMRKLGIDWASFRTT
- a CDS encoding SBBP repeat-containing protein, with the translated sequence MSRSVVLSFAMIGASYAYAEADVKVWTRLVGSTNYDLGYAVAVDPAGNCIIAGATQGSLAGSNAGRYDLFAAKYDPSGNRVWLAQRGTAEREFAYGVATDATGNVYVTGYTGSGLDGNKSLGEWDIFLMKFGPTGNWLWTRQDGTGPDDEGRAVATDSSGNVYVTGYVRGNFHGIARVGSADVFISKYDPSGNRLWSALFGSTEVDESFGITCDASGNVFVTGWCSGSIEGNPYLGNGDNFLVKYNSSGQRQWLRVWGTANKDTGYSVACDAAGNVYVSGYSAGPLYASPEGNRDYFLAKYDASGNLLWGRQTGTAGHDQGWGVATDLAGNVYVAGETGGPLDGNVHQGGLDVFLSKYDAAGTRLWTAELGTAGEDWADGVAVAGNGDVFLGGTTTGNLDGNANQGLQDAFVMRFSPAASVLPAEPTDAVATPATIYRGCTSSQLSATPGSGGDTVEWFTVSCGGTEVTGGASPMVSPSVTTEYYARTKDSVTGLTSSTCATVVVTVNLPLPADLDQDCDVDRSDFNIFTACLSGSSVPWGSGCDGSDLDEDGDVDQLDFGMFQRCYSGADKLFDPNCAD